From Rhineura floridana isolate rRhiFlo1 chromosome 5, rRhiFlo1.hap2, whole genome shotgun sequence, a single genomic window includes:
- the C5H11orf87 gene encoding uncharacterized protein C11orf87 homolog, with protein sequence MNAKLSKELRLSLPPCLLNRTSGSSNASAACITQMGQLFQSFSSTLVLIVLVALIFCLILLSLITFHIHKRKMKKRKMQKAEEEYERDHCSSSSSSSSTGAEAGGSCEIPQGRKSSSLGRTAQDSNIHCTSDPEPQNTHPERSCLDTDTPGLLQTVVLS encoded by the coding sequence ATGAATGCCAAGCTTTCCAAGGAGTTGAGGCTCTCCCTGCCACCCTGCCTCTTGAATAGGACATCTGGCTCTTCAAATGCCAGCGCCGCCTGCATCACGCAAATGGGGCAGCTCTTCCAGTCCTTCTCTTCCACTCTTGTTCTAATTGTTCTGGTTGCCCTCATCTTCTGCCTGATTCTCCTCTCCCTCATTACTTTCCATATCCACAAGAGAAAGATGAAGAAACGGAAAATGCAAAAGGCTGAGGAGGAGTACGAACGGGaccactgcagcagcagcagcagcagcagcagcaccggtGCTGAGGCAGGTGGTTCATGTGAAATACCTCAAGGAAGAAAATCATCCAGCCTGGGAAGAACTGCCCAGGATTCTAATATCCATTGTACTTCTGATCCAGAACCTCAGAACACACATCCTGAAAGGTCATGTTTGGACACAGATACTCCAGGGCTTTTGCAAACAGTGGTATTGTCTTGA